A segment of the Streptomyces sp. NBC_00376 genome:
GGCTCTTCGACGGCCGCTACACCCTCGTCACCGAGTTCGGCCGCTCGCTGCTCGCCAAGAGCGGAACGATCGGGACCGTCGTCGAGTACACCAAGTCCGCGGGCGGCCGGCGGATCGCGGTCACGCACGCGGGCGCCCAGGTCGCCACCCGTACCGTGTTCATGCCCGGCTCCTGGCCGCTGCGCGTCGGGGTCTTCGACGCCTCGGGCCGCCCCAAGCAGGGTCCGGCCGAGACCGTCGACATCGCGGGCCCCTGCTGCTTCGCCGGGGACCTCACCGCGACCGCGCGCGAACTCCCCGCCGTCGAACCCGGCGACGTGGTGGCGCTGTACGACACCGGGGCGTACTACTTCTCCTCGCACTTCTCGTACAACTCGCTGCCCCGGCCCGCGGTGTACGGCTACCGCACCGACGCCGAGGGGCGGGTGCGGTTCGCGCTGGTGCGCGAGGCGCAGAGCGTGCGCGAGGTCGTCGAGGAGAGCGGTCTCGCGCAGGCGGACAACCTGGTTGCGCTGTCGGCTGGATGAGCCCGCGTCAGGGCCTCCGGTCTCAGGGCCTCCGGCCGAAGAACTCGATCTCGGCGACGGCGAGCCGCCGGCCGGGGCCCGCTCCGTACGTGGTGTCGGTCGTGAGCCGGGCCCTGACGATCTCCGAACCGCGCAGGTCGAAGGTCTGCTGGCCCGGCTGGTCCTTGACCCGCAGTCTCCTGCTGACGCTGGTTCCGTCGGCGGAGGTGAGCACAACGGTGACCTTGGCCGGACGGGCCTGGGTGAGGAACTCGTCCATCTTTGCGGAGGTGCCCGAGAAGACCACCAGCTTCAGTACGCGTACCGGTTGCTCGAAGTCGCACTCCACGTACTGGCCCGCCCCGGTGTCGGGTCCGGCGGCCGAGGGCGCCCAGTAACGGTTGTTGAAGCCGTCGAACGCCGCCCCCGCCGGGTGCCCCGGAGCCGTGCTGGAGGCCCGGAACCGGGTCGGCGGCACCGCCTCCGGTGTCCCGGTCTCGTCCTTGGCGAAGCCGAACCAGGCGGACAGGCGCGGAAGGGCGAACCAGACGCCGCACGCCAGCACGATCAGCACGATCGGCAGGGCCAGACCGGGGCGGCGCCACAGCCGGCGCCTCGGCCGGGTGCCCGCGGTGGGCGCCTGACGCGGTCGCCGCCGGAAGATCCGGCGCCACCAGGGCGGCCGCACATCGGGTGGCGGGCCCGGGTCCAGGAGCAGCGCGCAGCGGATGCACAGGGTGCGGTCCGGGGCGTTCTCCGTACGGCAGTTGGGGCAGCGGACGGGCACGACGGGTGACGGGCCCGGGGGTGTGTTCGCGGTTTCGGGCGGTACGTCGGGCAGCGCCTCGGGCCCCGGCACGGGATCGCTCGTCTCGTCACCGGGGCGACGCGGGGCGGCGGTCGCGGCAACGGGGGGCTGGGGTGGGGGCTGGGATGAGGGCTGCGGGGACTGTTGCGGCTGAGACTGAGGGGACGGCTGAGGCTGAGAGGACGGCTGAGGCTGTGTCACGGGGGCGACCGGAGGAACGTGGGGAGCCCAATGTGCCCGGGGCGGCCGAGCGGTGGAAGGCGCCGGGGTCCCGCTCTCCGGTTCCTCCCACTCCAGGAACGCCTGGCACGACGTACAGAACTGCGTCCCCGGCGCGTTGTTCTGGCCGCACGACTCGCAGATCACAGGACCTCCAGGTCGAAGCCCACATGTGCCGGGATCTCCGTACGGATCAGCTCCTCCAGCCGCACCCGGTCGACCTGGTACGGCTGCGCGGCCCGGACCCGGACCGTCACCCACGGCCGCGGGCCGCCCGGGAACCGGGTGTGCGGCGTCGTCGACCACGCCGTACCGCCGCTCTCCACGATCTCCGGCTCGATCCCCGTCTCCAGGAACACCGCCTCCGCGAGACCGCGCCGGGTGCCCCGCCTGCTGTGCCGCTCGACCGCGCCGCGCACCGTCGCACGCCGCTGCTCGACCGGATGGTCCGAGCGGGTGTCGACGGCCACCCACTGGGCCAGCCAGGCAAGGAAGTCCTCGGGCGCGCTGCGGGGGTCGAGGTGGGCGGGCAGGTTGTCGATGGAGAGCAGGACCGGGGCGAGCACGTCGTCGAGCGCCGCGAGGAACCGCTGGAGGAAGTCCTGCTCCAGGTAGACCGCCGGGAGCTGTTCGATCAGCGGGTGCGGTGTCGGCAGGCCGGTCACGGCTGTGCGCATGGCGGTCAGGCCTCCCGTACCCGGAGCTGGTGCTCGTAGCTGAAGACCAGCGCGTGCCGGTCCAGCGCGATCTTGGTGGTGGGCTCGCCGCGCTGCCCGTTCACCGGGTCGGCGGGGAAGAGGCGTACGTCCTCCACCAGGTCCACGCCCGCCACCTGTTGCAGTACGGCGAACGCCTCGCCCGACTGGATGGGCCGCCCGAACGGCCAGCCGTCGCGGCCCGGTCCGCCGCTCAGCGGGTTGAAGTAGCTGTAGAGGGCGGTCAGCGCCTCCTCGCGCACCCGCTCCAGCACGACACCCCTGCGGGCCTGGACCGTGGCGACCACCGTGACCCCCTGGTAGAAGGGCCGCTCGACCACCAACCGGGCCCCGATCGGCCTCCGTTCGTCCAGATGGCCCGCGATAAGGGCGAGGGTGTGCTGCGGCGGGACGAGTTCGTCGAACCGGATCCGGCCCTGCTCGTCGCTGCGCCCGGCCGGTACGACGAGCAGCCGCACCCCGCCCGCCTCGACGGCCGAGTCCTCGCCGGCCGGGATGCACTGCACCCGGGCCGCGTCGGGTGCGACCTCTCGGGCCAGCAGTTCGTAGTCGTGCGGTACGACGGCCCGGTGCAGGGTCCGCAGCGTCATCGGTCCGCGCACCCGGGCGCTCTCCACCGTCTCGCCGTCGACCCCGCCCAGCGCCGGGCTGCGGTTCTCCACCCGGGCCACGTACGGGATGGCGCTGCGCAGCACCCGGAGGGTGGAGCGGGCGACATTGCCGCGCACGCCCCCGCCGGTGCGGTACGAGCGGACGCGTACGGTGGCGCCCTTCGGCGGCACCTTCCCGTAGTAGCGGATCGAGCCGTCCCGCTCCCGTACCGCCGGACCGAACTCGACCCGCCCCGAGTTGGGGTCGAGCGTGATGTGCCGGTCCTCGGGGCCGGAGTGCGCGAAGTCGTCGACCCGGGTCCATTCCGTGTCCTGCGGGCCGCCTCCCGCCGGGTCCGCCACCTCGACGACGAACTCGCCGGGTACGACGGGCGGGCGGCTGATCGTGAAGGTCTGGCCGGGTACGCCCTCGGCCGGGCCGAGCACCTCGTCGGTGACGGTCTCGGCGTGCACCGCGCCGACGGTCGCACCGATCGTGAACGCGGTGATCCGGCGGACCACCGGGGGCGCCATGTACGTGGGCTGCCCCGGTTCCGCCTCCACCAGGCGGCAGCGCAGCCACCCGCCGGTCCGGCGCACGACGACGGCGGGCGTGTGGCCCTGGGGCAGATGCAGGATCAGCTCACCGGACCGGTTGAAGCCGCCGGTGTCGTCCTTCTCGACCTCGCAGGCCGCCCAGGCGCTGCCGTCCCACGCCTCCCAGACCAGCGGCGGCCGCAGCGGGTCCACGCCGACGCCCTCGACGGCGCAGTCCAGCCGGAGCACGACGACCCCCGAGGGGACGGCCGCGGACAGGCCCACGTAGAGCGCGTCGCCGGGCGCGGGCGTGGTGCCGAAGCAGGGTACGGACCGGCCGAGCGCGAGCTCCTCGGTACGGTCCAGGGCGTCGCCGGACGTCGGCCAGGTGGCGAGGTGCGCGAACTCGCAGGGCACGATGGACAGTTCGCCGACGGTCGTGAAGACGACCGCCTCCTCGGTCTCGGTGCGTACGGTCGCGACCTCCGTGCCGGCCCGCACCCGTACCGGCTCGGGCTGTGGCGCGGAGAGCCGGAACGTCACATCGGTGTGAGCGGCCGTGGGCGGGTGGAGGCGGACCCCGATCAGGTCGAGGAAGGTCAGATAGCTCTTCTCCGGGACCCGGTTCACCCGGTAGACGAGCTGGTCGACCATGGTCGCGAAGGCCTCGATGAGGGTCACCCCGGGGTCCGACACGTTGTGGTCGGTCCACTCCGGGCAGCGCTGCTGGACGAGCCGTTTCGCCTCGTCGACCAGGCCCTGGAAGCGGCGGTCGTCCAGATACGGGCTGGGCAGCGTCACGCGCCGTCCACCTCCTCGTGCTGCGGGATCACATAGAACGGGAAGACCAGGTTCCGGGGGTCGTTGGCGCCCCGCACGGTGTAGCCGATGTCGATGTACAGGACGCCGTTGTCCGCCTCGTCGAAGCGGACGACGACCTCGGTGACCTCGATCCGGGGCTCCCACCGGTCCAGCGCGAGCCGCACCTCGTACGCGAGCTGCCCGGCCGTGCCCGCGTCCGCCGGGGCGAACACGTAGTCGTTGACGGCGCAGCCGAACTCGGGCCGCATCGGCCGCTCGCCCGGTGACGTCGCCAGGATCAGCCGGATCGACTCCTCCAGCTCGTGCTCGCCGCGCACCAGGGCGATGGACCCGGTGGCGTCGGTGCGCGGCGGGAAGGCCCAGCCCGCGCCGATGAACTCCTGTCCCATGGCCGCTCAGCCTCCGATCAGCACCGTCGGGCACCCGGACACGATCGGTGCGCCGCAGGCGGCCCGGTCACCGACCCGGGCGGCGGGCCGCCCGCCGATCAGCACCGTGGTGCTGCCGGGCGGGACGATCGCGGACGGGGCGTGCACCGCCGGCGGCGGCGACGCGCACAGGTGCGGGGTGCCGACCGTGGCGGCGGGGAGCCCGCCGATCAGCACGGACGGGACGCCGGGAGGCCCGACCGTGCCGGGGTGTCCGGTGGGGTCACCGACCCGTGCGGCTGCCGCCGCGGCTGCTGACATGGCAGTGCGTTCCTCTCGATCGGCGCGTCCGCGCGGTCAATTGATCTTCACCATGGGTGCGTTGATGGACAGGGACGAGCCGCCCTTGATGTCGGTGCGCTGCGTTCCGTCGACCGCGACCTGGGCGCCCCGGACCGCCACCGTGCCGCCGGTGGCGAGCTTGACCTCGCCGTTCCCGCCGTCGACGCTCACTCCGCTGCGGGACTTCAACGTGACGCTGTCGCCGCTCAGTTCGAGGGTTCCCTGCCCGCCGTCCAGCGCGACCCCGCGGGCCGCCTTGATGGACACCTGCTGCTTGGCCTCGATGTTCACGCTGCCGTCGCTGTTGATCACGATCACGGTGCCCTTGCGGTCCAGGTCGATCTTCAGCTTTCCGTCGCCGGTGAGCAGGCGTACGCCCTGCGGGCCGTTGGCGTCGTCCAGGATCTCCAGCTGGTTGCCGCCCTTGGAGGCGACCGAGCGACGGTTGACGGCCCCGCTGGTCGGGTCGACGAGCGGGGCTCCCGGGGCCGATTCCGAAGCGGGTCCCGAGGCGGACGACTCGCCGGTCACGGCCCCGGCCGCACCCCCCGGCCCACCGCCGGCCGGTCCCCCGCCACCGCCTCCGCCCCCGCTGCCGCTTCCCTGGGACGGCCGGTCCTTCCCGTTGTACAGACCTGCGAGGACGTACGGGCGGTCCAGGTGCCCGTGCTCGAACCCCACCAGCACCTCGTCGCCCACCTCGGGGATGAACGCCTCGCCGCCGCTCGTCCCGCCGGACTGCGCCGTGCGCGCCCAGTCGCTCGCGTACTCGTCCGACAGCCAGGGGAACCGCACCTTGACCCGGCCCGAGCCCTCCGGGTCGTGGGTGTCCGTGACCGTCCCGCTGACCAGCCCCGCGCACCGCGACCCGCCCCCGCCACCGGCCCCGCCGGAGCCCGGCCCGCCGCCGGTCAGCCCGAACAGCGAACGCTCCTGCTGACCGGAGACGGTGAGCCAGGTCTCGTACCCGCGCACCGGGTCGAAGACGTGCCGGGACGACGTGACCGTGTACCGCCCCTCGAACGGCGCCCCCACCGCGTTGAGCGCCACCGCGCTGCCGGCCCGCACCTCCGGGTTCCCCCGGATCACCGCCTCCAGCTCCGCGAACGACCCGGCGATCCGTTCCGCCAGGGCCTTCGCCGCCTGGTCCACCTGCGCCTGGGCCCCGTACGCCGCGTCCGTGACCACGAAGCGCGCCTCGCCGAACGGGGCGGTCACCTCGGCCGCGCTCACTCCCAGCTCCAGCGTCGCCGACTTCCCGGCGGGCGCCCGCCCGACGAGCGGCTGCTTGGCCTTGACGTCCCAGCCGCGCACCTCGACCTCGGAGACCTGCTCGGCACAGGACACCCCGGCCCGGCAGCGCAGCAGGTTGCTGCCCATCTCCAGGACCAGCGGATCGCGGTCGGCGCGCGCCGAACCGTCCGGTGCGCCGCTCGCCTCCGCGGGCCGGGTGATGTGCAGCCGGCCGTCGAGCACATACGCCTGGGCGCCCGCCTCCTCGGCCAGGTCCCGGATGAACTCCCAGTCCGTGACGTTGGGCTGGGCGATGTGTTCGAGCACCGGACCTGCCACGTCGACCGTGCCCGGCTTGAGTCCGGCGCGCTGGGCGACCTGGGCGCAGATGTCGGCGAGCGTCATGTTCTGGTAGCTGGCCACCCGGCGTCCGCGGAACAGCCGGTGCGACTCGTCGAGCCCGCGTACGACGGTGAACGTGCCGGTCTCGTCGAGCTCCACCTCCAGGGCGGTGACGACGCCCTTGAGCAGCGGTTTCGGTGCCGAGTCGCCACCCGCGCGGGCCAGCAGCCGGGCCTCGCTGCCGATCTTCAGCCCGGTCTGCTCCAGCAGCACCCGGTCCGGGTCGCGGAACCGCAGGAGGAACAGGTCGGGCAGCGTCCGGCTGTCGTCGACGTACCCCTCGACCAGTGTGTTCACGAACTTCGGCGGCAGCGGGCTGCCGCCGAACTCCACCACCAGCGCCGTCGCGACGCCCGGCTGCGCCATCAGGACCGCCCTCCGTCCCTGGCCTCTTCGAGCCGGTTCAGCTCGTCCAGCGCGGGGAGCAGCAGCTGCCGTCCGGGGGCCAGCCGCAGCGGGTCGTCGATCCCGTTCGCCTCCGCGATCACCCGCCAGGCCGCCGGGTCGCCGTACTCGCGCTGGGCGAGCGAGGGCAGCGAGTCCCCGGCGCCCAGCCGGTGCACCCGGCGGGCCGCGAGCGCACCCGAGGTCGGGTTCTGGCCCGGAGTGTCGCCGCTGATCTCCTCCATCGTCACCTGGCAGACGGCCCGGATCGGCACGCCCGACGTGGTGAACAGGGTGTATTTCGCCTGTACTTGGCTGACGTAGCCGGGGAACCCGGTCAGCCCGCCCCAGTGGAAGACCACCCACGGCGGCGAGGACCGCTGTTGCTGCCGGGTCTCGTTGGTCGGCACGCAGCAGGCGAAGAGCTGCTCCACGGAGGTCACCACCCGGGTGTCCTGGGTGTCGCTGGCGTCGAAGAACATCTCCACGGTGAGCTTGCTGGGCTGCGAGCCCTGGTACTCCGGCGGCCCGGAGCTCTTCGCGCCCTTGGCCGGACTCCGTTTCCAGGAAGCGGCCTTGGTGAGGCTGAGCTCCTTGGGGTTGAACTGGAAGTCGATCCGCCCGCACGGGCCGCCGGGGGTGAGGCCGCCGCCGGTCGGCGGGGTCCGCAGTTCCAGATAGGCGTGCTCCAGCTTGGGCCGGGCCGAACCTCCCCTGCCCGACTTCGCGGCCGATGCCCCCGACGTACCGGCGGCACTGAAGGCGATGGGACCGGCACCGCTCACGACGCTCAGCCCTCCATCACATAGCCGTGATGGGCGATCTCGATCGTCTCCATCGCGACCTTGGGCGATTCGGGGGAGAAGGAGGGCCCGGTCCAGCGGACCGGCACGACCTCCAGCAGCCCCCACTGGGCCACCTTCTGCCCGTCGCCGGTCCGCGCCTCGATGTGCGCCGTCTTGCGGCTGAAACCGGTGGTCATGGTGGCGAACCAGCGCGCGACCTTCTCGGTCTCCTTGGTGAGCGGCCTGGACAGCTTGACGTTCGAGTACTTCAGACGGGTCGGCAGCTGCCACAGATGCCCGTTGTTGCCGCCCTCCTCACGTGTTTCGAGCACCACTTCACAGCCCAGCCCGTCGCATGTGTTGAACGATCCGAGCTCGATGTCGTCGATCGTGACGACGAAGCAGACACTGACGGCGGGGTCGTTCTCCTGGGCGGTGGCCATGGTCCGTACCTCTCGATCTCAGTGCCTGGTGTGAATCCCGGTGCCTGGTGTGGATCTCAGTGCCTGGTGTTGATGAGGAATCCCGCTCGTTCGCGTTCCAGCCGCAGATCGGCCTTGAAGAGCCTGCTGAGCGGCGCGTACAGGGCGCGCACCAGCTCGTCGGTGACGACGGGCGCTCCACCAGTGGCGGAACCGGAGGCGGAGGGGGCCGCGGAAGTGCCCGGCGCACCGTGGGCGTCGGCCGTGGGCCCGGGTTCCGGTTCCGGCTGGGAATCGGCTTCGGCCGCCGCCTCCTGGGGCGGATCCGGAGGTGGTGGTTCCTCGCTCTCCGTCTCGCGCTGCACGACGGGCGCCGAGTACGACGGCGGTGGCGACCCGAAGACGACGCTGCCGTCCGCCATCCGCTGGGCGACTCCGGCGGCCACGGCGGCCGAACCGGCCGTGGTGAAGGAGGTCGGCTCCGGCACGGGGGCGGTGGACGGCGCGGCCCGGCTACCGGAACCCGGCAATGAACGCGGCACCGGCGGCCCGCCAACTGCCTGACGTTGCAGGGCGGGAGGCGACGGGGCGGGCGGAGGCA
Coding sequences within it:
- a CDS encoding discoidin domain-containing protein translates to MPGPEALPDVPPETANTPPGPSPVVPVRCPNCRTENAPDRTLCIRCALLLDPGPPPDVRPPWWRRIFRRRPRQAPTAGTRPRRRLWRRPGLALPIVLIVLACGVWFALPRLSAWFGFAKDETGTPEAVPPTRFRASSTAPGHPAGAAFDGFNNRYWAPSAAGPDTGAGQYVECDFEQPVRVLKLVVFSGTSAKMDEFLTQARPAKVTVVLTSADGTSVSRRLRVKDQPGQQTFDLRGSEIVRARLTTDTTYGAGPGRRLAVAEIEFFGRRP
- a CDS encoding phage tail protein; this encodes MRTAVTGLPTPHPLIEQLPAVYLEQDFLQRFLAALDDVLAPVLLSIDNLPAHLDPRSAPEDFLAWLAQWVAVDTRSDHPVEQRRATVRGAVERHSRRGTRRGLAEAVFLETGIEPEIVESGGTAWSTTPHTRFPGGPRPWVTVRVRAAQPYQVDRVRLEELIRTEIPAHVGFDLEVL
- a CDS encoding putative baseplate assembly protein → MTLPSPYLDDRRFQGLVDEAKRLVQQRCPEWTDHNVSDPGVTLIEAFATMVDQLVYRVNRVPEKSYLTFLDLIGVRLHPPTAAHTDVTFRLSAPQPEPVRVRAGTEVATVRTETEEAVVFTTVGELSIVPCEFAHLATWPTSGDALDRTEELALGRSVPCFGTTPAPGDALYVGLSAAVPSGVVVLRLDCAVEGVGVDPLRPPLVWEAWDGSAWAACEVEKDDTGGFNRSGELILHLPQGHTPAVVVRRTGGWLRCRLVEAEPGQPTYMAPPVVRRITAFTIGATVGAVHAETVTDEVLGPAEGVPGQTFTISRPPVVPGEFVVEVADPAGGGPQDTEWTRVDDFAHSGPEDRHITLDPNSGRVEFGPAVRERDGSIRYYGKVPPKGATVRVRSYRTGGGVRGNVARSTLRVLRSAIPYVARVENRSPALGGVDGETVESARVRGPMTLRTLHRAVVPHDYELLAREVAPDAARVQCIPAGEDSAVEAGGVRLLVVPAGRSDEQGRIRFDELVPPQHTLALIAGHLDERRPIGARLVVERPFYQGVTVVATVQARRGVVLERVREEALTALYSYFNPLSGGPGRDGWPFGRPIQSGEAFAVLQQVAGVDLVEDVRLFPADPVNGQRGEPTTKIALDRHALVFSYEHQLRVREA
- a CDS encoding GPW/gp25 family protein, yielding MGQEFIGAGWAFPPRTDATGSIALVRGEHELEESIRLILATSPGERPMRPEFGCAVNDYVFAPADAGTAGQLAYEVRLALDRWEPRIEVTEVVVRFDEADNGVLYIDIGYTVRGANDPRNLVFPFYVIPQHEEVDGA
- a CDS encoding PAAR domain-containing protein; protein product: MSAAAAAAARVGDPTGHPGTVGPPGVPSVLIGGLPAATVGTPHLCASPPPAVHAPSAIVPPGSTTVLIGGRPAARVGDRAACGAPIVSGCPTVLIGG
- a CDS encoding VgrG-related protein — translated: MAQPGVATALVVEFGGSPLPPKFVNTLVEGYVDDSRTLPDLFLLRFRDPDRVLLEQTGLKIGSEARLLARAGGDSAPKPLLKGVVTALEVELDETGTFTVVRGLDESHRLFRGRRVASYQNMTLADICAQVAQRAGLKPGTVDVAGPVLEHIAQPNVTDWEFIRDLAEEAGAQAYVLDGRLHITRPAEASGAPDGSARADRDPLVLEMGSNLLRCRAGVSCAEQVSEVEVRGWDVKAKQPLVGRAPAGKSATLELGVSAAEVTAPFGEARFVVTDAAYGAQAQVDQAAKALAERIAGSFAELEAVIRGNPEVRAGSAVALNAVGAPFEGRYTVTSSRHVFDPVRGYETWLTVSGQQERSLFGLTGGGPGSGGAGGGGGSRCAGLVSGTVTDTHDPEGSGRVKVRFPWLSDEYASDWARTAQSGGTSGGEAFIPEVGDEVLVGFEHGHLDRPYVLAGLYNGKDRPSQGSGSGGGGGGGGPAGGGPGGAAGAVTGESSASGPASESAPGAPLVDPTSGAVNRRSVASKGGNQLEILDDANGPQGVRLLTGDGKLKIDLDRKGTVIVINSDGSVNIEAKQQVSIKAARGVALDGGQGTLELSGDSVTLKSRSGVSVDGGNGEVKLATGGTVAVRGAQVAVDGTQRTDIKGGSSLSINAPMVKIN
- a CDS encoding CIS tube protein yields the protein MSGAGPIAFSAAGTSGASAAKSGRGGSARPKLEHAYLELRTPPTGGGLTPGGPCGRIDFQFNPKELSLTKAASWKRSPAKGAKSSGPPEYQGSQPSKLTVEMFFDASDTQDTRVVTSVEQLFACCVPTNETRQQQRSSPPWVVFHWGGLTGFPGYVSQVQAKYTLFTTSGVPIRAVCQVTMEEISGDTPGQNPTSGALAARRVHRLGAGDSLPSLAQREYGDPAAWRVIAEANGIDDPLRLAPGRQLLLPALDELNRLEEARDGGRS
- a CDS encoding phage tail protein, which translates into the protein MATAQENDPAVSVCFVVTIDDIELGSFNTCDGLGCEVVLETREEGGNNGHLWQLPTRLKYSNVKLSRPLTKETEKVARWFATMTTGFSRKTAHIEARTGDGQKVAQWGLLEVVPVRWTGPSFSPESPKVAMETIEIAHHGYVMEG